The Prionailurus bengalensis isolate Pbe53 chromosome D2, Fcat_Pben_1.1_paternal_pri, whole genome shotgun sequence genome window below encodes:
- the MKI67 gene encoding proliferation marker protein Ki-67 isoform X1, whose translation MGPTGRLVTIKRSGADGPHFPLSLSTCLFGRGIECDIRIQLPVVSKQHCKIEINGREAMLFNFSSTNPTQVNGSTIEGPVQLKHGDVITVVDRSFRYENESHEDRRKSTEFPGQRRKQESLHRVSRSSLSSDPDGKLQDSDARSRASEDSVSGRPLKNVQAAGTVSGGCEDWVASRTPNVVHPSELAGGNSRNTTDPTGRDSKEDFSITLASCKGDLKPLPSTRGLENGANNESPFKKLYESMKEELDAKSEKGDVLQSGKKSGTRSHRPPEKECSGGLQGGTQVPGSLKSRPRSGRSTQMKADPALGEQGISQTEDRRRGEEAGETPKETRGPIVPPEEMTETKTLAQRSPQTSRKRQREDMTVASGSASVNLDQKEGFRTDDNKTFTPRKSLTRNQTPAKVENADNVRDTPENLFSKRRRSIPTSVDILTPEPETQNHAILAPLPVQVERKIPNSSVHQPEKVGAAVGRMHSGLPGRSSVDTSNFGDSINKTEGTPLKRRRVSFGGRLKPELFDENLPPNTPLKRGETPRRSLVSHTPPVLKKIIKVGSTDRPQASGKEDSSGLHLEVTAQPQFAGSPARDPTGTSPGARDPRRRSPKASSVSRGSKSHHTDVPKRGGRKSGGLLSKRTSIDRSQHDILQRIYSKRRSGASEANLVVAKSWADVVKLGAKQTQAKAVKHGPQRQPSKRPRKANTPKTPVSGVHSEFSTGHANSPCTIIIGKAHLEKVNVPARPYRMLNNFVINKKMDFNEDLSGLTEMFQTPAAKVKPQTMSLRPSAFSDSEDVVRKEFQVPDSGENPLLCTSETFGENVFPVTQNGPQEPSDKSLASPVLRRQSVRVNVNIEKTPGSGAPKATSGANRLRRSVGPRSIQMPGAGRKDEEAKMDTVENVPGRLLRKTPQREQKLEGAAKEQESYFEASENDTEPKENSEEVVAVRRSRRYSEQNQEPAADLTPLKTWQDTEPKEDLGGIQGLLRTPIRVQEPKEAENKTAEKRQKSSKLELAGTPAAMSIQLETPPQKVDLEEEPLALGKPIQMPGGSTHSHGEPAGGDRNSRLFNRTPEQKLSPAEKLPGSKRRPRTPKKKNHSLEDLAGLRELFQTPSHTDKPMTGHQTTKAPCKSPLPGPGNTPASQKRRLETPPQKVGLEEEPSALRKPTQTPGESTNSHREPGGDDEDINLFNKTPGQKPNPAVTGSKKRPRTPKKKAHSLEDLAGLRELFQTPNQTDKPMADDPTTKAPCKSPLAELVNTPASRRRLCKTPAQKVDLEKEASALQKSTQMPGESPHKQREPVGGDEYIGLFKETPKQELDPAENVAGRKRQSRTPKKKVQSLEDLVGLKELFQTPEHTPDPVTVDQTTRVPCKSPRAEPVNTPASRNRRLKTPQKVDLEEEPSALRKSTQMSGGSPHKHREPVGGDEDIGLFKETPKQELDPAENVAGSKRRPRTPKKKAHSLEDLDGLRGLFQTPDHTDKPMTGDQTTKAPCKSLLAGPGNTPASQKRWLETPPQKVGLEEKPSSLRKPTQMPGESTNSHREPGGDDEDINLFNKTPGQKPNPAVTKSKRWPRTPKKKAHSLEDLAGPRELFQTPNQTDKPMADDPTTKAPCKSPLAELVNTPASRRRLCKTPAQKVDLEEEASALQKSTQMPGGSPHKQREPVGSDEYIGLFKETPKQELDPAENVAGSKRRPRTPKKKVQSLEDLVGLKELFQTPSHTDKPMAGDQTTKTPCQSPLAGPGNAPASKKRQLETPPQKVGLEEEPPALGKSTQMPGESPHEHTESGREDKDIKLFNKTPEQKLKPADHVTGSKRRPRTPPKKVQSLEDLVGLKELFQTPEQTKKTTAVVKTTIVPCKSPLAETVNIPTHMKTRLKVALGKVTVENELSAVTKPTQRPEEATRTHREPVGEDEDIRLFKETPKQKLKPEEDVTGSKRQPRTPKKKVQSLEDLVGLKELFQTPDPGTGDQTTKVPCKSPRAEPVNTPASGKRWLMTPPQKVDLEEEPSALRKPTRMPGESPHEHREPGGKEEDINLFKETLKRKLKLNPTENVTGSKKQPRTPRRNIQSLEDLVGLKELFQTPNHTDKPMTGDQTTKVPCQSPLAGPGNKPTNRRRRLKTPPQKVDLEEEPSALRKPIQLPGESPHEHGKPVGGDADIGLFKDTPKPKLEPVRNVSRSKRQPRTPKKKIQSLEDLAGLKELFQTADPVTGDRTTKAPFQSPLAGPGNKPTNSRKRLKTPPQKADLKEEPSALRKPIQLPGESPHEHGKPVGGDADIGLFKDTPKPKLEPVRNVSRSKRQPRTPKKKIQSLEDLAGLKELFQTADPVTGDRTTKAPFQSPLAGPGNKPTNSRRRLKTPPQKADLKEEPSALRKPTQTPEESTHSLRESGGDDKDVKLFNRTAKQKLGPTENVTGRKNRPRAPNPTQPLEDLASFRESSPRPDHTKQRGDAGSIQGAPKQTPDGGKPVKPLARVRRAPRGKPVEDLAGHRDPVKSRSESSVSPSPKRKRGNEGGGPGTKRLRSVTPAQATAEEKPPVKKRRGAPREGRDPPEPLTAKRKLRIVAERMEVPGDLTSGKRESRTEGREVGRTTASPQQAMSLRSRRPNKTKLEEQRPEPVKAAADKVKTDRNDKKPRKTSQQTKPQSPEGRAKSSTPAGRVLASRMCLRSTRPRKVPLPDVAEEKQREKGVGVHVKNQEKEVTRRSDVMSLRSRKVKILPGGNALESESQQRVTRSAKRCAGNIKKDEDNACIKKIRTRSRRDNEDV comes from the exons ATGGGTCCTACAGGACGCCTTGTTACCATCAAAAGGAGCGGGGCGGACGGCCCCCACTTTCCACTGAGCCTCAGCACCTGCTTGTTTGGAAG ggGTATTGAATGTGACATTCGCATCCAGCTCCCTGTAGTCTCAAAACAACATTGCAAAATTGAAATCAATGGGCGGGAG GCAATGCTGTTTAATTTCAGTTCCACGAATCCAACACAAGTCAATGGATCTACCATTGAGGGACCTGTACAACTAAAGCATGGAGATGTGATCACTGTTGTTGACCGTTCCTTCAG GTACGAAAATGAAAGTCACGAGGACAGAAGGAAGTCAACTGAATTCCCAGGACAAAGACGCAAACAG GAATCTCTGCATCGAGTCTCAAGATCTAGCCTCTCTTCCGACCCTG ACGGGAAGCTTCAAGATTCCGATGCCCGTTCAAGAGCCTCTGAAGACAGTGTTTCAGGAAGGCCTCTGAAGAATGTCCAAGCAGCGGGCACGGTCTCTGGTGGCTGTGAGGACTGGGTTGCAAGCAGAACACCTAATGTCGTTCATCCCTCGGAACTTGCTGGAGGTAACTCCAGAAATACCACGGATCCTACAGGCAGGGATTCTAAGGAAGATTTCAGCATAACGTTAGCGAGCTGTAAAGGAGACCTGAAGCCTTTACCCTCTACACGGGGTCTGGAGAATGGTGCAAACAATGAATCTCCCTTTAAGAAGCTTTACGAGTCAATGAAGGAAGAGCTTGATGCGAAATCAGAAAAAGGAGATGTGCTACAGAGCGGTAAAAAATCCGGAACGCGGAGTCATCGCCCACCAGAGAAAGAATGTTCTGGTGGTTTACAAGGTGGGACACAAGTCCCAGGGTCACTTAAATCCAGACCTAGGTCGGGTCGGAGCACCCAAATGAAGGCAGATCCTGCTTTGGGAGAACAAGGTATTAGCCAGACCGAGGACAGGAGACGAGGTGAGGAGGCTGGGGAGACTCCCAAGGAGACCAGGGGTCCCATCGTCCCTCCTGAGGAGATGACAGAAACCAAGACCCTGGCACAACGTTCCCCGCAGACCTCGCGGAAACGTCAGCGTGAAGACATGACGGTCGCCAGCGGAAGTGCGTCTGTGAATTTGGATCAAAAGGAAGGCTTCAGGACAGATGATAATAAGACGTTTACTCCTAGGAAGTCCTTAACCAGAAACCAAACACCCGCTAAAGTCGAAAACGCTGATAATGTTAGAGATACACCAGAAAACCTCTTTTCCAAAAGGAGGAGGAGTATTCCTACCAGTGTGGACATTCTTACGCCAGAACCAGAAACTCAGAATCACGCGATTTTAGCTCCGTTGCCCGTTCAAGTTGAAAGGAAGATTCCAAACAGTTCCGTCCACCAGCCTGAGAAAGTGGGCGCCGCTGTGGGGCGCATGCACTCTGGGTTACCTGGTCGTAGTTCAGTTGATACAAGCAACTTTGGAGACTCCATCA ATAAGACTGAGGGAACACCCCTGAAAAGAAGGCGGGTCTCCTTCGGTGGTCGTCTGAAGCCGGAGTTATTTGATGAAAACTTACCTCCTAATACACCTCTCAAGAGAGGAGAAACACCCAGAAGATCACTTGTAAGCCACACTCCACCTGTCCTGAAGAAAATCATCAAGGTAGGGTCAACG GACCGTCCTCAAGCATCGGGAAAAGAAGATTCTTCCGGACTCCATTTGGAAGTGACCGCACAACCGCAGTTCGCGGGATCTCCAGCTCGTGATCCGACCGGGACTTCTCCAGGTGCCCGTGACCCACGTCGCAGGTCACCCAAGGCGTCCTCCGTCTCCCGCGGCAGCAAATCTCATCACACGGATGTTCCTaagaggggaggcaggaagagcgGTGGCTTGCTTTCAAAGAGAACCTCCATCGACCGGAGCCAGCATGACATCTTGCAGAGGATTTATTCCAAAAGAAGGAGCGGAGCTTCTGAAGCCAATTTAGTCG TGGCGAAGTCGTGGGCGGACGTAGTGAAACTCGGGGCCAAACAGACCCAGGCTAAAGCGGTCAAACACGGCCCCCAGCGACAGCCGAGCAAAAGGCCAAGAAAAGCGAACACTCCGAAG acgCCTGTTAGCGGCGTTCACAGTGAGTTTAGTACAGGCCATGCCAACTCTCCTTGTACCATAATAATAGGGAAAGCTCACCTTGAAAAAGTAAATGTGCCTGCCCGGCCCTACAGAATGCTCAACAACTTTGTCATCAACAAGAAGATGGACTTCAATGAAGATCTGTCAG GGTTAACTGAAATGTTCCAGACTCCAGCAGCGAAAGTGAAGCCACAGACGATGAGCCTGCGTCCCAGCGCTTTCTCAGATTCAGAGGACGTTGTCAGAAAAGAGTTTCAAGTACCTGACTCGGGAGAAAACCCTCTGCTATGCACGTCAGAAACTTTTG GAGAGAATGTATTCCCCGTGACTCAGAATGGACCACAAGAGCCGTCTGATAAAAGCCTCGCGAGCCCTGTCCTCAGACGTCAGAGTGTCAGAGTAAATGTGAACATTGAGAAAACTCCGGGATCGGGGGCTCCGAAGGCCACGTCAGGCGCCAACAGGCTTCGAAGGTCCGTGGGGCCCAGAAGTATACAGATGCCAGGAGCAGGGCGCAAGGACGAAGAAGCCAAGATGGACACCGTGGAGAATGTTCCGGGACGACTTCTGAGGAAGACCCCGCAACGAGAACAGAAACTGGAGGGAGCAGCGAAGGAACAGGAGAGCTATTTTGAAGCGAGTGAGAACGATACCGAGCCAAAGGAAAATTCTGAAGAGGTGGTCGCAGTGAGGAGATCGAGAAGATATTCAGAGCAAAACCAGGAACCAGCTGCAGACCTGACCCCCCTCAAGACATGGCAAGACACAGAACCCAAGGAAGACCTGGGAGGCATCCAAGGTCTCCTCCGCACGCCCATTCGTGTGCAGGAACCAAAGGAGGCTGAGAATAAAACCGCAGAAAAGCGCCAGAAATCTTCAAAGTTGGAACTAGCTGGCACGCCAGCCGCAATGAGCATACAGCTTGAGACCCCTCCGCAGAAAGTGGACCTGGAGGAAGAGCCCCTGGCTCTTGGGAAGCCCATCCAGATGCCAGGAGGAAGCACACACTCACACGGAGAACCTGCAGGTGGTGATAGAAACAGCAGATTGTTTAATAGAACTCCAGAGCAGAAGCTGAGCCCTGCGGAAAAACTACCTGGAAGCAAGAGGCGGCCAAGAACACCCAAGAAAAAGAATCATTCTCTAGAAGACCTGGCTGGACTCAGAGAGCTCTTTCAAACCCCAAGCCACACAGATAAACCAATGACTGGTCACCAAACCACCAAAGCACCCTGCAAATCTCCGCTACCAGGACCAGGCAACACGCCAGCGAGTCAAAAGAGGCGGCTCGAGACCCCTCCCCAGAAAGTGGGCCTGGAGGAAGAGCCCTCTGCTCTCAGGAAGCCCACCCAGACGCCAGGGGAAAGCACAAACTCACACAGAGAACCTGGAGGTGATGATGAAGACATCAACTTGTTTAACAAAACTCCAGGGCAGAAACCAAATCCTGCAGTAACTGGAAGCAAGAAGCGGCCAAGAACACCCAAAAAGAAGGCCCATTCTCTAGAAGATCTGGCTGGACTCAGAGAGCTCTTTCAGACCCCAAACCAGACAGATAAACCAATGGCTGATGACCCAACTACCAAAGCACCCTGCAAATCTCCCCTAGCAGAGCTAGTCAACACACCCGCAAGTCGCAGGAGACTGTGCAAGACCCCTGCGCAGAAAGTGGACCTGGAGAAAGAAGCCTCGGCTCTCCAGAAGTCCACCCAGATGCCAGGGGAAAGCCCACACAAACAGAGAGAGCCAGTAGGTGGTGATGAATACATCGGATTGTTCAAGGAAACCCCAAAGCAGGAACTGGACCCTGCAGAAAATGTAGCTGGAAGAAAGAGGCAGTCAAGAACACCCAAGAAAAAGGTCCAGTCCCTAGAAGACCTGGTTGGCCTCAAAGAGCTTTTCCAGACCCCAGAGCACACTCCAGACCCTGTGACTGTTGACCAAACCACCAGAGTTCCCTGCAAATCTCCACGAGCAGAACCAGTCAACACGCCAGCAAGTAGAAATAGGCGGCTCAAGACCCCTCAGAAAGTGGACCTGGAGGAAGAGCCCTCTGCTCTCAGGAAGTCCACCCAGATGTCAGGGGGAAGCCCACACAAACACAGAGAGCCAGTAGGTGGTGATGAAGACATCGGATTGTTCAAGGAAACCCCAAAGCAGGAACTGGACCCTGCAGAAAATGTAGCTGGAAGCAAGAGGCGGCCAAGAACACCCAAGAAAAAGGCCCATTCTCTAGAAGACCTGGATGGACTTAGAGGGCTCTTCCAAACACCAGACCACACGGATAAACCAATGACTGGTGACCAAACTACCAAAGCACCCTGCAAATCTCTGCTAGCAGGACCAGGCAACACGCCAGCAAGTCAAAAGAGGTGGCTCGAGACCCCTCCACAGAAAGTGGGCCTGGAGGAAAAGCCCTCTTCTCTCAGGAAACCCACCCAGATGCCAGGGGAAAGCACAAACTCACACAGAGAACCTGGAGGTGATGATGAAGACATCAACTTGTTTAACAAAACTCCAGGGCAGAAACCAAATCCTGCAGTAACTAAAAGCAAGAGGTGGCCAAGAACACCCAAGAAAAAGGCCCATTCTCTAGAAGATCTGGCTGGACCCAGAGAGCTCTTTCAGACCCCAAACCAGACAGATAAACCAATGGCTGATGACCCAACTACCAAAGCACCCTGCAAATCTCCCCTAGCAGAGCTAGTCAACACACCCGCAAGTCGCAGGAGACTGTGCAAGACCCCTGCGCAGAAAGTGGACCTGGAGGAAGAAGCCTCGGCTCTCCAGAAGTCCACCCAGATGCCAGGGGGAAGCCCACACAAACAGAGAGAGCCAGTAGGCAGTGATGAATACATCGGATTGTTCAAGGAAACCCCAAAGCAGGAACTGGACCCTGCAGAAAATGTAGCTGGAAGCAAGAGGCGGCCAAGAACACCCAAGAAAAAGGTCCAGTCCCTAGAAGACCTGGTTGGCCTCAAAGAGCTTTTCCAAACACCAAGCCACACAGATAAGCCAATGGCTGGTGACCAAACCACCAAAACACCCTGCCAATCTCCACTAGCAGGACCAGGCAACGCTCCAGCAAGTAAAAAGAGGCAGCTCGAGACCCCTCCCCAGAAAGTGGGCCTGGAGGAAGAGCCCCCAGCTCTCGGGAAGTCCACCCAGATGCCAGGGGAAAGCCCACACGAACACACAGAATCAGGAAGAGAGGATAAAGACATTAAATTGTTTAACAAAACTCCAGAGCAGAAACTGAAACCTGCAGACCACGTAACTGGAAGCAAGAGGCGGCCAAGAACACCCCCCAAAAAGGTCCAGTCCCTAGAAGACCTGGTTGGCCTCAAAGAGCTTTTCCAAACCCCAgagcaaaccaaaaaaacaacagcTGTTGTCAAAACCACAATAGTGCCCTGCAAATCTCCGCTAGCAGAAACAGTCAACATACCAACCCACATGAAGACACGGCTCAAGGTAGCTCTGGGGAAGGTCACCGTAGAGAACGAGCTCTCAGCTGTCACGAAGCCCACCCAAAGGCCAGAGGAagccacacgcacacacagagaaCCAGTAGGGGAAGATGAAGACATCAGATTGTTCAAGGAAACTCCAAAGCAGAAACTGAAACCTGAGGAAGATGTAACTGGAAGCAAGAGGCAGCCAAGAACACCCAAGAAAAAGGTCCAGTCCCTAGAAGACCTGGTTGGTCTCAAAGAGCTTTTCCAAACCCCAGACCCAGGGACTGGTGACCAAACCACCAAAGTTCCCTGTAAATCTCCACGAGCAGAACCAGTCAACACGCCAGCAAGTGGAAAGAGGTGGCTCATGACCCCTCCCCAGAAAGTGGACCTGGAGGAAGAGCCCTCAGCTCTCAGGAAGCCCACCCGGATGCCAGGGGAAAGCCCACACGAACACAGAGAACCTGGAGGTAAGGAGGAAGACATCAACTTGTTTAAGGAAACCCTAAAGCGGAAACTGAAACTGAACCCTACAGAAAATGTAACTGGAAGCAAAAAGCAGCCAAGAACACCCAGGAGGAACATCCAGTCTTTAGAAGACCTGGTTGGCCTCAAAGAGCTTTTCCAAACACCAAACCACACAGATAAGCCAATGACTGGTGACCAAACCACCAAAGTACCCTGCCAATCTCCACTAGCAGGACCAGGCAACAAGCCAACCAATAGAAGGAGGCGGCTCAAGACCCCTCCCCAGAAAGTGGACCTGGAGGAAGAACCCTCAGCTCTCAGGAAGCCCATCCAGCTGCCAGGGGAAAGCCCACATGAACACGGAAAACCTGTAGGTGGTGATGCAGACATCGGATTGTTCAAGGACACCCCAAAGCCGAAACTGGAGCCTGTAAGAAATGTATCTAGAAGCAAGAGGCAGCCAAGAACACCCAAGAAAAAGATCCAGTCCTTAGAAGACCTGGCTGGTCTCAAAGAGCTTTTCCAGACCGCAGACCCAGTGACTGGTGACCGAACCACCAAAGCACCCTTCCAATCTCCACTTGCAGGACCAGGCAACAAGCCTACCAATAGCAGGAAGCGGCTCAAGACCCCTCCCCAGAAAGCTGATCTTAAGGAAGAGCCCTCAGCTCTCAGGAAGCCCATCCAGCTGCCAGGGGAAAGCCCACATGAACACGGAAAACCTGTAGGTGGTGATGCAGACATCGGATTGTTCAAGGACACCCCAAAGCCGAAACTGGAGCCTGTAAGAAATGTATCTAGAAGCAAGAGGCAGCCAAGAACACCCAAGAAAAAGATCCAGTCCTTAGAAGACCTGGCTGGTCTCAAAGAGCTTTTCCAGACCGCAGACCCAGTGACTGGTGACCGAACCACCAAAGCACCCTTCCAATCTCCGCTTGCAGGACCAGGCAACAAGCCTACCAATAGCAGGAGGCGGCTCAAGACCCCTCCCCAGAAAGCTGATCTTAAGGAAGAGCCCTCAGCTCTCAGGAAGCCCACCCAAACGCCAGAGGAAAGCACTCACTCGCTCAGAGAATCAGGAGGTGATGATAAAGACGTTAAATTGTTTAATAGAACTGCAAAGCAGAAACTGGGCCCCACAGAAAACGTAACGGGCAGGAAAAATCGGCCAAGAGCGCCGAACCCCACCCAACCCCTGGAAGACCTGGCCAGTTTCAGAGAGTCCTCCCCGAGGCCGGATCACACCAAGCAACGGGGTGATGCTGGTAGCATCCAGGGAGCTCCAAAGCAAACACCAGACGGAGGGAAACCTGTGAAACCCCTCGCAAGAGTCCGTAGGGCCCCTCGAGGAAAGCCCGTGGAAGATCTGGCGGGCCACCGAGACCCTGTAAAATCTCGGAGTGAAAGCAGCGTTTCCCCGTCCCCAAAGAGAAAACGAGGAAACGAGGGAGGTGGCCCAGGAACAAAGAGGCTGCGCTCTGTGACACCTGCCCAGGCCACTGCCGAAGAGAAGCCTCCCGTGAAGAAAAGAAGGGGGGCCCCCAGAGAAGGACGTGACCCCCCTGAGCCCCTGACCGCGAAGAGAAAGCTAAGGATTGTAGCGGAAAGGATGGAAGTCCCAGGGGACCTGACCAGCGGCAAGAGGGAAAGCAGGACAGAGGGGCGAGAAGTAGGGAGGACGACGGCCTCTCCACAACAG